Part of the Verrucomicrobiota bacterium genome, GATTCCAACATAAGCCAAGGCAATGTAGATCGGAAGTTCCCCCAGATGGGCGATCGCGGTGTAAGAAGGCTTTCCCGAAGCCTGCACCAGAAACTGCGGAACGTAGGCCAGACTTAATGCAACGATCCCCACGGCAAGCCACCGAAGAACGGGTCCACTGTTTTCGCGAAACTCTTCTCCAAGCCAGACTCCCAGCCCCCAAGGCCCAAAAACGATTAGAATGGAAGAACCCACTAGCAATAGAGCCATGAGAAGAATCAAACACTGCGAAAAAAGCTCCTCCACCCCTTCCTTCTTTCCCGCAAACCGCATGGTAAGATTGGGAAACAGAGCAGTGACAATTGAACGGGGAACTACCAACAAACGAACAATCAATTCTGCTGGGGTAGCGTAATAGGTAACCGAGACGAGATTCTTCATACCTCCCAGGAAGAACCGGTCTCCATGAATCATCGCGGGCTGTATGATATTGGTGACCGTCATCCAACCGCCGAATCCGAACATTCTCTTCGCATAATACGGGCTCGGTCTTGGCAGATAACCCCCAACCCGGTGCCGAGAAAAAATGAAGAACGCCAGCATCTCAACTACCCTACCTGCTCCCATAGCCAAAACCACCGCGACAAGAGAGTCGGTAAATGGCAGGACAAACAAAGGTGCAACAATGTAGAGTGCACCCGTAGGAATCCGGATCAGGTTGATTAAGCGAAACTCCTGATACGCTTCCAAAGTAGCGATCAGACAGGGCGAAAGCATAACGAACGGAACGATGAACGGAACCATTTGGAAGGCTTGAATCACCTCTGCCTCCAGCTCAGGCTCCACCTCCAAAACGGACCGGGCAAACCACTCACTCAAGTAGAACGAAACTCCAGAGAAAACGACTCCGAGGCAGAGGATCAGGAGTATCCCTGTCCAAAATACGACAGCTATGTCGTTCTCCCGTCCACGCCCTCTTCGGTCCGCAATAAAATAGGCCTGCGCCTGCCCCAGTCCTAGGTCAAAGACGCTCATGTACCCGATCACTAATCCGATGATGGCGAGAACTCCGAACCGTTCCTTCCCGAGGTTGTCAATTAACAACGGAATCGCAATGAGCGCGAGAACCAAGGGAAGGGTGAGCCCGACAAAATTCCAAAGACTCTGCCCGGCTACGGTTTTCAAATCCCCGGGATCTTTTACTTCTTCGCTCAAGTCATTCCCTCTCTCAATCGTCGAAACAATTCCAGATGCGCCTTCGCTATATTCGAAAAGGAATAATTTTCTTCGACCCACTTCCTCGCCGATTTTCCCAAATCTTCACGAAGCGCCGAGTCTTCGGAGAGACGTTTTAGCGCGGCTGTCAAAGCCCGTTTGTCTTTGGACCCAATCCGTATACCGGCAATTCCATCCGGCACGGTTTCAGCCAAAGCACCCGCGTCCGTGCTAATCGCAGGAAGTCCGCAGGCATTGGCCTCCAAAGGCGCGAGCCCAAACGATTCCATCTCTGATGGAAACACGAAAACATCCGCCGCCTTCAACCATTCTTCCACGTTTCTTTTGTAACCGGTGAATCGGACCGAATGCGACAGACCCTCCGAAACAACCGTCTCTCTAAGCGACTCCTCCTCTGAAAGAAACTGGCCACCACCGGACCCAACCAAAACGAGAGTTCCCACACCTCCGCCATTCTTGAACTCCTTCCAGCTGGAAAGCAAAAGGCTCAATCCTTTGCCACGATTCAATTTACCAGAATACAAAAAGACTAAGCCTTCGGGCAAATCCAGAGCCAGTCGAAGTTTCTCTTTCTCGTCGGAAGTTGCAGGACAAAAGCGTTCCAAATCGACACCGTTTGGGATGCGGGCCAACTGGTCGGTGGAGACACCCTCCTCAAGGTATTCTTCTTCAATCACTGACGAAATGGCGAGAAAGTGTCCGCTTCGAATCAAACGTCGGTTACGAATCCGGATCAACGGGGTGAAAAGTGCTTTTAACCATCGATTTGTACCGCCTCCGGGCCGATCCCAAATGAATCCACCAGACATTTCTCCACAGGACTCGGCCCGTAGTACTAGCGGTGTTTTTGTGCGTGCGGCTGCCCTAGCCAATGGCCAGCCAAGAACGCGAAAACCACAGAGATAGACGAGATCAAAGTCACTTCGACGCTTCTTCCACTCTCTTAGAAGAGCTGGAATGAATCGGTATTTTCCCCAGCGGGGACTACCCGGAGCCCCAACTCGCAGAACGGTCACTCCGTTTTCCAGCCTCTCTTCTGCTGCAAGATCCTCCCTTGCTCTTCGGGTCAACACCGTAACCTCTGCACCGATTCTCCCCATCTCCAGAGCAATATCCCGTGCATGTGTTTCGGCACCTCCGACGATCGGAGGAAAAAGATCGACTACCAACGCCACTCGGATGGGATTCTTATCCTTTGAACTCACGAAGGGCTTCTTTCTCTGAGAAACGAGGGCAAAAGACTTTCGGGTGGAGGAAATAAACTCGTCCCTCCCTTCACACGATCGGAAACCCAAAGGAAATGAACTCCTGCAGCTTCCGCGCAAGGCCGATCCCGATCCAAACGATCTCCTACGAAAAGGGCGTTTTCAGGTTTCGTATCCAACTTTGAAAGAACCACTTCAATCCCTTTCGGATTCGGTTTAAATGCATCCACTTCTGCGTCCGTGGAAGATACAATCACATCGAAGGAAAGCCCAAGAGCAGCGACCTTCTCCTTCGCTGGGTATTCAGAGTAGACCCCAAGCCCTACACCCAGAGAGCGCAACGATGACGTCCATTCTTCGACTCCGGGAACACGAAACTTCTTCAAATACCGAAGGGGTTCCCTATGAATCCAGCGCTCTACCGCTGCCTTCACCCGTGAAGGCTTCAAACCGAGATTCTCACCAGTCACCCGATACTGTGCCTCGGCAAAACCACTCTTCACCTTCTGGCCCAGCGTTTCCCGATCTTTGCGGAAGCGTTTGAGAATCAATAGGTCTTTTCTCGTCTCCGAACTCAAGAGGGACCCGATCAGGAGTTTCCGTAGCATGACCCGCCTAAGGCCCTTCTGTTGATAGAGAGTTCCATCAACATCAAAAACGACCGCTACCCGCTCTTCGGGGCTTTCTGACTTCGCATCCACCACTATCGACTCGTTCTACGAACGCAACGCCATGCGGACAAGGGGTTTCTCTCTTCGGAGACTTTACCGGTTGCAAAGACTCACCTGCAAGGTCCAGTTTCAAATACAACCCAGCCCAGTTCTTGATCTATCCTCTGCTCCTTGCCCTCTTCTTGAGCGAACTCCCCGAATCGGCGGATTCGCCCGAGGAAGGCACCCAGAAGATTGTCGAGTTTCCCGAATACACCGTGGGCGTTACCCGCACCGAGAGCCTCCTCTCTGACGTTCCCTTCAGTGCCTCGGTTGTCGATCAGACCATCATCCAAGAAGGAAGTTTGCAGATCGCTCTCGATGAACCTCTCCAAAACGTTCCCGGAGTGTTCGTGCTCAATCCCTACAATTACGCCCAGGATACCCGAATAGCCATTCGTGGTTTTGGAGCCCGCGCAAACTTCGGCATTCGCGGGATCAAACTCTTTGTCGACGGTATTCCTGCAACGACACCTGACGGCCAAGGCGAAGTGGATGGGATCGATCTCGGCTCAGCAGAGAGAATCGAGATTCTTCGCGGTCCTTCCTCGGCCTTGTATGGATCTTCTGCCGGCGGCGTTCTTCTCATTGAAACCGAAAGTGCTCCAGAAAATCCCACTGTAGAATCCCGGATTACCGTGGGGTCCTACGGCTTGTTTCAGATTCAGGGAAAAGCTGGTGCGCGAGGAAAAAATCTAGAAGGCCTAGCAAGTTCATCCTACCTCAACTACAAGGGATATCGCCAAAACAGCCGGACTGAGGGCACCAAATTCAACTCCCGATGGAAGTATTCATTCAACGAGCGAAACACCCTTTCCGTGATCCTAAACGCGATCGACCTTCCCCGCCAGGACGATCCAGGTGGACTCACACTTTCCGAGGCTGAGGAAGATCCCCGCCAAGCAAGAGAACGGAATATTCTCTTCGATAGCGGCGAGGAAGTCTCCCAAGAAAGAATTGGAGCTCGCTGGATTCACAATTTTGATGAGCAAACCAACCTTTCCTTTAGGGCTTACTACACTCACCGGGACTTCGCCAATAGACTTCCGTTTGAAGACGGTGGCCAAGTTACTTTGGACCGGAATGTTCCGGGAGGAGGAATCCTTTTTCAAAAAGACAGTGGGTCACTTCAAGTCAGTGCAGGTGCGGACTATGACTACCAAAATGACCGAAGAAAGAACTTTGATAATCTGGAGGGCACCCGCGGTGATCTCGTATTGGATCAGAAAGAGACTGTCGATAGCCTGGGAATCTTTATCGCTCCTGAATACAGGATTTCAGAGGCTTGGAACGTCTCCGCAGCCCTTCGCTATGATCGGGTCGACTTTCAGGTGAAAGACGACTTTGCCGCCGACGGTGACGACTCGGGAGATCGGACATTCGACCAGATAAGCCCGATGATTGGTACCGTGTGGACTCCCGCTGAGTCTTTTAGCCTTTTTGCCAATGTTTCGCAGTCGTTCGAAACACCTACCACAACCGAGCTCGACAATCCTGACGGGGGTGGGTTCAACCCCGACCTCGAACCTCAGACAGCGACAAACTTCGAGCTCGGCACGCGTGGTCGCTGGACCGAGGTGGTCGTTCCCTTCCGTTATGAAATCGCCCTATTTCACATCGCCATCGATGATGCTCTCGTGCCTTTTGAAGAGGAGGCATTTCCCGGACGCGAGTTCTACCGGAACGCAGGGCGAAGCTCACGCACCGGCTTGGAGGTATTCGCAGAGGCACTACTTACCGAATCACTCACTCTCTCCGGAAGCTACACTTGGTCCGACTTCCGTTACGATTCCTATTCTGTTAATGGCGAAGATTTCTCCGGCAACGAGATTCCCGGAATTCCAAAAAACTTCGGCTCGGCCGTCCTCCAATATCGTTCTGAAAACGGCCTGTTTCTTCGCTGGTCTACCCGATTGATTGGCTCCTACTTCGCTGATGATTCGAACCAAACGAAAGTCAGCAGCTATTCCACCTCTGATCTACGGCTTGGATTTGAGAAAAGCTGGAACAACTGGACCCTGTCGCCCTTCATTGTAATCAACAATATCTTCGACGAAGAGTATTTCGGAAATATCCGCATCAATGCTTTCGGAGGCCGCTTCTACGAACCCGCCCCAGATAGAAACTTCTACGGGGGCTTGCGGGTCAGCTTCGCGTTTGAATGACAAGCTAACCCCCTATCCTTGGAAGTTGAATAAAACTTTCCTCCAGAAAGACCTCAAGCGGCGGGATGTCGACGAAAAAGAAAAAGACGATCAAGGCGCACACAAAGAGAGTGTAGATGACGAACCATTTGCGCTTATACATCTCTTCGGGATTTTCCGCCACCCCGTCCTGCTTCAGGCCATACCATAGATACCACGAAAACAGAATGGCAAGAAACGGGAAAACGAGGAGGAACTCGATACGATACTTGATCAAAAAGACGCCCAGAAACAAGGCCGAGTTCATCGCGTAGAAGAAGCTCGAAAGAAGGAGAATGTTCGAAGTGTATTTTTGAAAGGAACGCCGGTAGAGACCTGCACGTTCCGGGTCAGCGATGCTGCTGTATTCCGAATAACGTTTGACTGCCATTAAAAAGGCACCACCAAACCAATACGCTAGCAGCACACTGGAGGGAGGAAGAGCCGACTTCTCAACTATTGCCCAACCCAGGACCAACCGGATCGGGTTGTTAATCGATTCGGAAAGGACGTCTACAATCACCCGCTCCTTCAGGCGAAAAGGCCGAACATTGTAGAGAAAGCCCATGAAAAGGAAAAAGACCGAGACGATGAAAAACATCTTCCCGATGACCGCCGCCAGCAAGAGGCCGACCACGCCAAGAGCGAGGTACTCCAGAATCACTCCTTTGGCCTGAATCTTCCCCTGGACGCTTGGACGCTTACTTTTCACCGGATGAAACCGGTCAAACTCGGCATCCAGGTATTCGTTGATCACGTAGTTTGCAGAAGCGAGCAAACACGCCGCTACTACTCCAAGGATAAAGTGAAAAACGAACGTTCCAGTGAGGGTGCCAACAAGGAGAAACGCCAACCCTGTTCCGGGAAGCATGAAGACATTTTTGAACCAATGGTCAGGCCGTGCGATGCGTATATACGGGTTCATTGAGAAAGAGACGCAGCCAATTTCGTCAAAGAACTCGGTGAAGTGCCAACCCGAAATGCACAGAAACGCTCCATAGGAAAGTCACCACAAAGAAGCCCTCCATCAGCCTTTTACCCACTCTTTGGACCGTAGTTCGACAGGCATCGCGATCCCGCATCGACCAGAGAAGAAAAAATGCAAGGACCAGCCACGGAAGGTAATCGACCGCGTAACGCGGCGCTGAGTAGGAGAAGCAGGCAATCACCGAGAAGTTGATCATCGCAATTCCAACTACAGAAATCAAAACCCACCACCCTTCGCTGCTTAACTTACGAAGGCTCGATCTACGCACTATCAGAGGTATGAGGAGTAAATACGGGTTCGTGACTAGAAAACCGAGTGCGCCCTCGACTCGAATGTGCGACTCTGGACGTTCTACCCAAGAGAGCAAATTCTCCCATTGCGGATAGACCCAGGGAAAGTCCGAGGCAAATGCTGGCGGTTGAAAAAGATTGATGACCGAGTTGTATAGGTAGTTAGCCGGATCGAGAAACGAGATGCTGCTAGGATCGATGACGCCTATTTGGTAATTGTGGCCAAATTCGACCGGGTCCCCGAATCGTAAGTAGTTATGAGCAAGAAGTGCTACGCCAATGCAAGCCGCGGGAAAGGCAGCCAAAGTTACTTTGCGGACTCCTTCCCAAAGACTTTTTTTGGAAAACAAGATCGCGCACCCAAAAGCACCGAGAATAAAGACGCTGGGTAAAACAAAGGAATGTCTGCTCGCCATCGCCATACCCAAACTGATTCCAGTAGCAATCAGAACGCTGAAAGTGCCTCTCCTTTGCAACCCTTCTACCGAAAGAAGAATAGCCGCAGCAGTCCAGAACAGGGCAGATCCCAGTGCCACCTCGTAAACGACGCTACGGGACATCAAGTAGAGTGCACCGGTAGTGAATCCCAGACCACTCGCAGCGATCAGAAGCTGTCCAATACTCAACTTTTCACTGACTCCCTCTCTAACTTTGAGGAAAGTAAGCAATAGCAGGACGAAAGCCCCTGTGAGGAAAAAGCCGTCTGCCCATCGGTCCGGCAAATCTGTCCCCGTGAGAATCTTCCAGGGAAGATAGAGGGACACTACGGGTGCAGGTCCGAAATACACGTAGTATTTTTCCTCAAAATAGCTGGCATCATGAAGACGCAGTTTTTCGTTGGTTCCGGGGTCGAAAGGATTTTCCAGTTCTCTCAAGGGTCGAACAGGCTCCTCGAGTAGACTCAGCTGCCCGTGAAGAAACGCTTCAGTAAGGTGAAAATAGAGGTTGTGTCCCGCCATATGCTGAGGCACTGGATCCCTCTCCGCCTGAGTTCCCAAAAGAAAATACAGTCCCGAAACGGCCAAAACAACGACACCGAAAACCCAAATCCGGTATCCCGAGAGAGGCCCTTGATTTGCACGTAGAGATCGAGTAACCGACCAGACAAAAGAGAGTCCCCAAAAGAAAATCCCAATCGCTCCGAGCGTGACTGTCAGAGCAACTAACCAACGAGCAATTTTCTTCCATCCGAAAACCTTCGGTTCCGGTGCCGGGGCAGCAAATGTGAACTGTGGGTCCAGCCCAGTTGATCGGTAGAGGATTCCACCTAGGGCATCATTCCCGATCACCGCTATCTGCGCCGCAGGAATGAGCACTTCCGCCACTTTCTCACCCTCCCACTCCAGCACTTCCCGGTCGGAAACGAGCCTCACTGACCGAATGGAGAAGAGCCCAGGGCGAGCTGGACCATCAAACCTCATATCTTCCCACTGGGTATAAGGGAGAAACATCTGAACCTGTTCAAACTGACCTGTTCCGGGAACAGCGATCCGGCGGCTCTGCTCCTCACTTAGCCCACTTCCGGTATCCTGATAAACCTGTAGATAGACCTCGTCCTTTCGTTCGTTTTCATCTTCGAGCCGAACCTCTACCTCGATGCGGACAGGACTCAACCAACCCGGCGGGAACGCCAAGAAACGAACGCCCTGAATGAGGACTAGAATAAAAGCGCACCAGAAAACCCTTCGTATCCAGACAGATCCGCGCCGGGAGGACTCCTGTTCAAGGGTTGCTTTCCCAGAGTAGCTGCTCATCGCAGCCATCCCGCCTCGCGATAAGCCGATGCAGTTGCCGCAAGGCCGTCCTCAATTGTGACCAAAGGTTCGTAGCCAAGAACCCGTTTTGCCTTTGAGATATCAAAAGCCCGGCTCTTAGTGAAAAAATCGACACGGCGGCGATACAGCGGCGGGTTGAGGCCCAATGGAATAAAGACCCCCTCACAAAAAGACCCAGCCCATTGAAACGGTTTCGCCGGAAAGTGAAGAAGCTCACCCTTCTTACCGAGAATTTCAGCAATGCTCTTTAGAAGTTCATTGAGGGAAAGAAAACGGTCTCCCCCGATTATAAATGCTTCCCCAACAGCCTCCGGCACTCGTCCCGCCAACAGAAACCCGGTTGCCAAATCCTCAACGTGAACCATGTGATAAAAGATCTCGCCAGAGCCCAGAAGAACAATCCGGTCTCTGTTTGCCAAGCGGAACATCTTTAGCAGCCGCTCATCATCAGGGCCATAAATTGCAGCAGGCCGCACCACACTTACCGGCAATCCATGTTCCCGCTGAAACCGAAGGGCTACCTTCTCTCCCTCCAACTTGGTCTTCTGATAGACATCTCCGGGCGAATAACGATAGGTTTCATCAGCAGGCGGATCTTCAATGTGACCATGCACCCCAACAGTGCTACAGTGGACGAATCTCTTCACCCCCGCTGACAGGGCTGCTTCGCAAAGGTTTCGAGTGCCCTCAACGTGCACCTCGCGGTAGACGTTATGGTCGAGTCCACCTTCCCGATAAACTGCTGCCAAATGATAGACTGCCGAGACTCCCTCGACAGCCCGATTGACAGCCGATTGATCTGTAATGGAGCCTTCGATACAATCGACCCCAGACAATCCTTTCTCGGCAAACTTCTCGCCCGACCGAACCAGGACCCGAGGACGGGCACCACTATCAACCAAACGGCGAGTCAAGACGCCACCAGCAAACCCAGTTGCCCCGGTCACGAGAATGGTCTCGCCTTGATGAAAATCAGACATTCTTAGGCGACAAAATGAGCCATTCCGTCTCCTCGTTTCGGCCTTCCATCATGAGGTATTTTTTCAGCCCAGTCGGAGCGAGCTGAA contains:
- a CDS encoding flippase, whose translation is MGRRKLFLFEYSEGASGIVSTIERGNDLSEEVKDPGDLKTVAGQSLWNFVGLTLPLVLALIAIPLLIDNLGKERFGVLAIIGLVIGYMSVFDLGLGQAQAYFIADRRGRGRENDIAVVFWTGILLILCLGVVFSGVSFYLSEWFARSVLEVEPELEAEVIQAFQMVPFIVPFVMLSPCLIATLEAYQEFRLINLIRIPTGALYIVAPLFVLPFTDSLVAVVLAMGAGRVVEMLAFFIFSRHRVGGYLPRPSPYYAKRMFGFGGWMTVTNIIQPAMIHGDRFFLGGMKNLVSVTYYATPAELIVRLLVVPRSIVTALFPNLTMRFAGKKEGVEELFSQCLILLMALLLVGSSILIVFGPWGLGVWLGEEFRENSGPVLRWLAVGIVALSLAYVPQFLVQASGKPSYTAIAHLGELPIYIALAYVGISLGGVVGAAIAWTARGVLEFGIMLWLAQRRMPGTSQYGSRLVVCFGITIGVLILMVFLPDNHQGMLFGAGLIVVFLPIIWFFLLGKQERALIAGIVNRVLKRG
- a CDS encoding glycosyltransferase family 4 protein codes for the protein MSSKDKNPIRVALVVDLFPPIVGGAETHARDIALEMGRIGAEVTVLTRRAREDLAAEERLENGVTVLRVGAPGSPRWGKYRFIPALLREWKKRRSDFDLVYLCGFRVLGWPLARAAARTKTPLVLRAESCGEMSGGFIWDRPGGGTNRWLKALFTPLIRIRNRRLIRSGHFLAISSVIEEEYLEEGVSTDQLARIPNGVDLERFCPATSDEKEKLRLALDLPEGLVFLYSGKLNRGKGLSLLLSSWKEFKNGGGVGTLVLVGSGGGQFLSEEESLRETVVSEGLSHSVRFTGYKRNVEEWLKAADVFVFPSEMESFGLAPLEANACGLPAISTDAGALAETVPDGIAGIRIGSKDKRALTAALKRLSEDSALREDLGKSARKWVEENYSFSNIAKAHLELFRRLREGMT
- a CDS encoding HAD family hydrolase yields the protein MDAKSESPEERVAVVFDVDGTLYQQKGLRRVMLRKLLIGSLLSSETRKDLLILKRFRKDRETLGQKVKSGFAEAQYRVTGENLGLKPSRVKAAVERWIHREPLRYLKKFRVPGVEEWTSSLRSLGVGLGVYSEYPAKEKVAALGLSFDVIVSSTDAEVDAFKPNPKGIEVVLSKLDTKPENALFVGDRLDRDRPCAEAAGVHFLWVSDRVKGGTSLFPPPESLLPSFLRERSPS
- a CDS encoding TonB-dependent receptor, which codes for MIYPLLLALFLSELPESADSPEEGTQKIVEFPEYTVGVTRTESLLSDVPFSASVVDQTIIQEGSLQIALDEPLQNVPGVFVLNPYNYAQDTRIAIRGFGARANFGIRGIKLFVDGIPATTPDGQGEVDGIDLGSAERIEILRGPSSALYGSSAGGVLLIETESAPENPTVESRITVGSYGLFQIQGKAGARGKNLEGLASSSYLNYKGYRQNSRTEGTKFNSRWKYSFNERNTLSVILNAIDLPRQDDPGGLTLSEAEEDPRQARERNILFDSGEEVSQERIGARWIHNFDEQTNLSFRAYYTHRDFANRLPFEDGGQVTLDRNVPGGGILFQKDSGSLQVSAGADYDYQNDRRKNFDNLEGTRGDLVLDQKETVDSLGIFIAPEYRISEAWNVSAALRYDRVDFQVKDDFAADGDDSGDRTFDQISPMIGTVWTPAESFSLFANVSQSFETPTTTELDNPDGGGFNPDLEPQTATNFELGTRGRWTEVVVPFRYEIALFHIAIDDALVPFEEEAFPGREFYRNAGRSSRTGLEVFAEALLTESLTLSGSYTWSDFRYDSYSVNGEDFSGNEIPGIPKNFGSAVLQYRSENGLFLRWSTRLIGSYFADDSNQTKVSSYSTSDLRLGFEKSWNNWTLSPFIVINNIFDEEYFGNIRINAFGGRFYEPAPDRNFYGGLRVSFAFE
- a CDS encoding UbiA family prenyltransferase, translating into MLPGTGLAFLLVGTLTGTFVFHFILGVVAACLLASANYVINEYLDAEFDRFHPVKSKRPSVQGKIQAKGVILEYLALGVVGLLLAAVIGKMFFIVSVFFLFMGFLYNVRPFRLKERVIVDVLSESINNPIRLVLGWAIVEKSALPPSSVLLAYWFGGAFLMAVKRYSEYSSIADPERAGLYRRSFQKYTSNILLLSSFFYAMNSALFLGVFLIKYRIEFLLVFPFLAILFSWYLWYGLKQDGVAENPEEMYKRKWFVIYTLFVCALIVFFFFVDIPPLEVFLEESFIQLPRIGG
- a CDS encoding NAD-dependent epimerase/dehydratase family protein → MSDFHQGETILVTGATGFAGGVLTRRLVDSGARPRVLVRSGEKFAEKGLSGVDCIEGSITDQSAVNRAVEGVSAVYHLAAVYREGGLDHNVYREVHVEGTRNLCEAALSAGVKRFVHCSTVGVHGHIEDPPADETYRYSPGDVYQKTKLEGEKVALRFQREHGLPVSVVRPAAIYGPDDERLLKMFRLANRDRIVLLGSGEIFYHMVHVEDLATGFLLAGRVPEAVGEAFIIGGDRFLSLNELLKSIAEILGKKGELLHFPAKPFQWAGSFCEGVFIPLGLNPPLYRRRVDFFTKSRAFDISKAKRVLGYEPLVTIEDGLAATASAYREAGWLR